One genomic segment of Rhizobium sp. BT03 includes these proteins:
- a CDS encoding HU family DNA-binding protein, with translation MTTTNEIADKIAADHGLTKAQSKTIVEAVFAAITTAATSGAETSIPSFGKFKVKATPERDARNPATGAMIKVAAAKKLTFQPAKALKDAMNT, from the coding sequence ATGACCACCACCAATGAAATCGCAGACAAAATCGCAGCTGACCATGGCCTGACGAAGGCGCAAAGCAAAACGATCGTCGAGGCCGTGTTCGCCGCAATCACGACCGCCGCCACATCCGGCGCCGAGACGTCGATCCCTTCGTTCGGGAAGTTCAAGGTGAAGGCAACGCCCGAGCGCGATGCGCGCAATCCGGCTACAGGCGCAATGATCAAGGTGGCAGCTGCGAAGAAGCTGACGTTCCAGCCTGCCAAGGCGCTCAAGGATGCGATGAACACGTAA
- a CDS encoding WGR domain-containing protein has product MIAQQYQLYVERTDASKNMARYYVMAIEANLFGDVCLSRKWGRIGARGQMKIHRFGREEEAVQLFLDLLRQKRKRGYRPRTWLPT; this is encoded by the coding sequence ATGATCGCGCAGCAGTATCAGCTCTATGTCGAACGCACCGACGCATCGAAAAACATGGCGCGCTACTACGTCATGGCGATCGAGGCGAACCTGTTCGGCGATGTCTGCCTTTCGCGTAAATGGGGCCGTATCGGTGCAAGGGGGCAGATGAAGATCCATCGGTTCGGCCGGGAGGAGGAAGCGGTTCAGCTGTTTCTCGATCTGCTGCGCCAGAAACGAAAGCGCGGCTATCGTCCGCGCACTTGGCTGCCAACATGA
- a CDS encoding DMT family transporter, giving the protein MVMMNNATSGLIWAFSFVILEAVQAVFFGGVFQAYDSFLIGGAVFGFTAAGTLIWAKMRTPDQLKTAWANRASVFGLNLSTALVWLAYFFALQMIEPAVVFTVFSGLIPISVLVASACRVPEASPLRNRLEGVGLIAVMIGVGYLAAITLLGQSGFVRGGWTAAMAGLLLTCVSAISLTAMMIYSQRLDGLGIAPAAQYGLRFPLYVMMALPAAWLGLDGKGPVDPSGLLAVIVVGFAIMAFPVFAMQKAISLMSTLSLAAITALGPLFVFLFQIVEGRVAYAPATMTGLMIYFVGAVLVAYGGARHSEVKSTFASGGSRRRTADFFDGQ; this is encoded by the coding sequence GTGGTGATGATGAACAATGCAACGAGCGGCCTGATCTGGGCTTTTTCCTTTGTGATCTTGGAAGCAGTCCAAGCCGTCTTTTTTGGTGGCGTATTTCAGGCCTATGACTCGTTCCTGATCGGTGGGGCGGTCTTCGGATTCACAGCAGCCGGAACGCTGATCTGGGCAAAAATGCGGACCCCGGATCAACTGAAAACTGCATGGGCCAACAGAGCCAGTGTGTTCGGTTTGAACCTCTCGACGGCCCTTGTCTGGCTCGCATATTTCTTCGCGCTTCAAATGATCGAACCGGCTGTGGTCTTCACCGTGTTTTCAGGGCTGATACCTATTAGTGTCCTTGTTGCGTCGGCTTGCCGAGTACCGGAAGCGTCACCGCTGCGCAACCGGCTCGAAGGCGTCGGCCTGATCGCTGTAATGATCGGCGTCGGTTATCTGGCGGCGATCACGCTCCTTGGACAATCAGGCTTCGTGAGAGGCGGCTGGACTGCCGCCATGGCCGGACTGCTGCTGACCTGTGTGTCTGCCATCAGTCTCACGGCAATGATGATCTACAGCCAGAGGCTCGACGGCCTCGGCATCGCACCGGCTGCGCAATACGGGCTGCGGTTTCCGCTTTACGTAATGATGGCGCTCCCGGCCGCGTGGCTCGGCCTTGATGGAAAAGGTCCGGTCGATCCTAGCGGGCTGCTCGCTGTTATCGTGGTCGGATTCGCGATCATGGCGTTCCCGGTCTTTGCGATGCAAAAGGCGATATCGCTAATGTCCACCCTGTCGCTGGCTGCGATCACGGCGCTTGGTCCACTGTTCGTTTTTCTGTTTCAGATCGTTGAGGGTCGCGTAGCTTACGCGCCGGCAACAATGACGGGTCTGATGATTTATTTCGTAGGGGCCGTTCTGGTGGCCTATGGCGGAGCCCGACACTCGGAGGTAAAGTCGACGTTCGCAAGCGGAGGCAGCCGTCGCAGAACTGCTGATTTTTTTGACGGCCAATGA
- a CDS encoding Lrp/AsnC family transcriptional regulator, with product MDELDLRIVAVLQADGALTKAELAEAVGSTPSTCLRRVAELRRTGVLKACVYLADPAKLGRSIRAVITVTKRNHTKDVRSSFASRISEELAITQAFGVTGDLDAVLIGHFGDMEEYQALCDRLFDSDPDVVRYTTLFAVEIYKETTKIAPQDAAPN from the coding sequence TTGGATGAACTGGACCTCCGCATCGTGGCCGTGCTTCAGGCAGACGGTGCGCTCACCAAGGCGGAGCTGGCAGAGGCGGTTGGCTCAACCCCTTCAACTTGCCTGCGGCGGGTCGCGGAGTTGCGGCGAACGGGCGTCCTGAAAGCCTGCGTCTATCTCGCGGACCCCGCCAAGCTCGGGCGCAGCATTCGGGCTGTCATTACTGTCACCAAGCGCAACCACACCAAGGATGTGCGGTCGTCCTTCGCGTCGCGCATTTCAGAGGAGCTCGCGATTACCCAGGCGTTCGGTGTCACTGGCGATCTGGACGCGGTGCTAATCGGGCATTTTGGCGACATGGAAGAATATCAGGCGCTCTGTGACCGCCTCTTCGACAGCGATCCCGACGTGGTCCGCTACACGACGCTGTTCGCCGTCGAGATCTATAAGGAGACGACGAAGATTGCGCCTCAAGACGCCGCCCCCAATTAA
- a CDS encoding IS110 family transposase, protein MKHYAGLDVSVKETSVCIVDENGKVCRERKVVSHPEDLITLLSDPQWRIERIGLEAGPLSQWLFEGLAKVDLPVICIETRHTKAFLKAQPNKSDRNDARGIAQMMRVNLFRPVHVKTLTSQKHRALLTARKLLQEKAIAMENDIRGLLRNFGLKVGVVGTPKYDERIRELLDGLPELMAILEPLLVARAKLREEFVKLDRKVREAAKTDPVCRRLMTVPGVGPIVSLAYAATIDIPARFRNSRSVGAALGLTPVLNQSGESCRIGRISLCGDGMMRTLLFEAAQTLLTRVAKWSWLKAWAMNIAKRRGAKRAIVALARRIAVILHRIWSDGSEFRWTRVASDAAA, encoded by the coding sequence ATGAAGCATTATGCCGGTCTCGATGTTTCCGTAAAGGAGACTTCCGTTTGTATTGTCGATGAGAATGGGAAAGTCTGCCGGGAACGTAAGGTGGTCAGTCACCCGGAAGATCTCATCACACTTCTATCCGATCCGCAGTGGCGTATTGAGCGGATCGGTCTCGAAGCGGGTCCGCTATCTCAATGGCTGTTCGAGGGCTTGGCCAAGGTCGACCTTCCTGTGATCTGCATCGAAACCAGGCACACCAAGGCTTTCCTGAAGGCGCAGCCGAACAAAAGCGATCGCAACGACGCTCGTGGCATTGCCCAGATGATGCGCGTCAACCTGTTCCGGCCTGTCCATGTCAAAACCCTGACAAGCCAGAAGCACCGCGCACTGCTTACCGCGCGCAAACTTCTACAGGAAAAAGCAATAGCCATGGAAAACGACATTCGCGGGCTGCTCCGCAACTTTGGCCTCAAGGTAGGTGTTGTCGGAACGCCAAAATACGATGAACGCATTCGTGAGCTTCTCGATGGTCTGCCGGAGCTGATGGCAATTCTCGAACCACTGCTTGTCGCCAGGGCAAAGCTACGCGAAGAGTTCGTGAAGCTGGATCGCAAGGTGCGGGAAGCGGCAAAAACTGATCCTGTCTGCCGACGTCTGATGACAGTCCCTGGCGTTGGCCCAATCGTATCATTGGCATATGCTGCAACGATCGATATCCCAGCCCGTTTTCGCAATTCTCGCTCAGTCGGGGCAGCGCTGGGATTGACGCCAGTCCTCAATCAATCGGGAGAAAGTTGCCGGATAGGCCGCATCTCGCTGTGCGGAGATGGAATGATGCGAACTCTGCTCTTCGAAGCTGCACAGACGCTCCTGACAAGGGTCGCAAAATGGTCATGGCTGAAGGCCTGGGCCATGAATATTGCGAAACGACGCGGCGCCAAGAGGGCCATTGTTGCTCTGGCACGAAGAATCGCGGTGATTTTACATCGGATATGGAGTGACGGATCGGAATTCCGCTGGACGCGAGTCGCTTCGGATGCAGCCGCATAA
- a CDS encoding DUF736 domain-containing protein, whose protein sequence is MATIGTFTTTENGFNGSIRTLALNVKARIARVETPSDKGPHFRIYAGAVELGAAWQKRSEQTDRDYLSVKLDDPSFPAPIYATLTEVEGEDGYQLIWSRPNRD, encoded by the coding sequence ATGGCAACCATCGGCACCTTCACCACCACCGAAAACGGCTTCAACGGCTCGATCCGCACGCTCGCTCTCAACGTCAAGGCTCGCATCGCCCGCGTCGAAACCCCCTCCGACAAGGGTCCGCACTTCCGCATCTACGCAGGGGCCGTGGAGCTGGGCGCCGCCTGGCAGAAGCGCTCCGAGCAGACCGACCGCGACTACCTCTCGGTCAAGCTTGACGACCCGAGCTTTCCCGCCCCGATCTACGCAACACTGACTGAGGTCGAGGGCGAGGACGGCTACCAGCTGATCTGGTCCCGCCCCAACCGGGACTGA
- a CDS encoding ArdC family protein, producing MSNRKNEPRTDIYARITERIVADLEKGVRPWVQPWSAGHAFGRVTRPLRHNGAPYSGINVLLLWSEGIARGFSSPTWMTLRQANEFGAQIRKGETGATVVYASRFTKTEKDARGDDVERDIPFLKTYSVFNCDQVEGLPDQFYQRPDPVAEPLERIEHADRFFDNTGAVLRYGGDKAYYAPVTDHIQLPRPESFKDMASFVATRAHETLHWTAAPGRLNRDLSRYHKDRGDRAFEEMLVEIGSSFLCADLGVVPELEPRPDHASYIKSWVTVLQDDRKAIFAAAAHAQRAVSFLHGLQPDAAGERLAA from the coding sequence ATGTCGAATAGGAAAAACGAACCTCGCACCGACATCTATGCGCGGATCACCGAACGGATCGTCGCCGACCTCGAGAAGGGCGTTCGCCCCTGGGTGCAGCCCTGGAGTGCCGGCCACGCCTTCGGGCGGGTCACTCGGCCCTTACGCCACAACGGTGCGCCCTATTCGGGCATCAATGTGCTGCTTCTCTGGTCGGAGGGCATCGCGCGGGGATTTTCGTCGCCTACCTGGATGACGTTGAGGCAGGCCAACGAATTTGGCGCGCAAATCCGCAAGGGTGAAACTGGCGCCACCGTTGTCTACGCCAGCCGCTTCACGAAGACTGAGAAGGACGCCAGAGGCGACGACGTCGAGCGCGACATACCCTTCCTCAAAACCTACTCGGTATTCAACTGCGACCAGGTGGAGGGTTTGCCGGATCAGTTTTATCAGCGCCCCGATCCGGTCGCCGAGCCACTCGAACGCATCGAGCACGCCGACCGCTTCTTCGACAACACCGGCGCTGTTCTGCGCTATGGCGGCGACAAGGCCTACTACGCTCCGGTTACCGACCACATCCAGCTGCCGCGGCCGGAATCTTTCAAGGATATGGCTTCATTCGTTGCCACCCGGGCGCATGAAACGCTGCATTGGACTGCAGCTCCCGGTCGGCTGAACCGGGATTTGAGCCGCTATCACAAAGACCGTGGCGACAGGGCCTTCGAAGAAATGCTGGTGGAGATCGGGAGTTCGTTCCTCTGCGCAGACCTCGGCGTTGTTCCCGAACTGGAGCCGCGGCCCGATCACGCCAGTTACATCAAGTCCTGGGTGACTGTGCTTCAGGACGACCGAAAGGCGATCTTTGCGGCCGCGGCGCATGCGCAACGGGCCGTGAGCTTTCTGCATGGCTTGCAGCCCGATGCCGCCGGCGAGCGGCTCGCTGCGTGA
- a CDS encoding DUF3085 domain-containing protein, with protein sequence MLTFPIPAVREVIARGISDAEANGGFRDPHCGLSPTDNLKPGFWLVGDHGVYLCSNGKLAEGAKPFVVYAEECDPTKDEDWFEVKRRTFGGDDGVDFLDAEGLEALITATPGCTHLQIAFLPDSMQLFVIERT encoded by the coding sequence ATGCTGACCTTTCCCATCCCAGCCGTCCGCGAGGTGATCGCGCGCGGCATATCCGACGCCGAAGCCAATGGCGGTTTTCGCGATCCCCACTGTGGGCTTTCCCCGACCGATAACCTGAAACCCGGTTTCTGGCTGGTCGGAGACCATGGGGTCTACCTCTGCTCCAATGGCAAACTCGCCGAAGGCGCAAAGCCGTTCGTCGTCTATGCCGAGGAATGCGATCCGACCAAGGATGAGGACTGGTTCGAGGTCAAGCGCCGAACCTTCGGCGGCGACGACGGCGTGGATTTCCTCGACGCCGAAGGCCTCGAGGCGCTGATCACGGCCACTCCCGGCTGCACCCATCTGCAGATCGCCTTCTTGCCGGACTCCATGCAGCTGTTCGTGATCGAGCGAACCTGA
- a CDS encoding DUF1419 domain-containing protein yields MTVSPIRKVYQGIADRRQMFRMFDRHAQRPDRWANDDSALYRGEWFELDQAGHDYMFEILPPLWMRGEMFAMREFLTGSITSIFFTLRIDGRIRYFHGYCDLADKRSPDRMRDAIVDRETRPVRAMTRDERLEHIWSSSHDDYRGYAGDSFPEGNRGRRTVLFYGGRDGTTLKLLDHLADVEIAAKLPVHLRFLPDAIAA; encoded by the coding sequence ATGACCGTCTCACCAATCCGCAAAGTGTACCAAGGCATCGCCGATCGCCGGCAGATGTTCCGGATGTTCGATCGGCACGCCCAGCGTCCGGACCGTTGGGCAAATGATGACAGCGCGCTCTATCGCGGTGAATGGTTCGAACTGGACCAGGCCGGCCACGATTACATGTTCGAGATCCTGCCGCCGCTGTGGATGCGTGGTGAGATGTTTGCCATGCGCGAGTTCCTGACAGGATCTATCACTAGTATCTTCTTCACCCTCAGGATCGATGGTCGGATCCGGTATTTCCACGGCTATTGCGACCTCGCCGACAAGCGATCGCCCGATCGGATGCGTGACGCGATCGTGGACCGTGAGACCCGTCCCGTCCGGGCGATGACGCGCGACGAGCGCCTCGAGCACATCTGGTCGAGCAGTCATGACGACTATCGCGGTTATGCCGGCGACAGTTTCCCGGAAGGCAATCGCGGCAGGCGCACCGTGCTGTTCTATGGCGGTCGGGATGGCACGACCCTGAAGCTGCTGGACCACCTGGCGGATGTGGAGATCGCGGCAAAGCTGCCGGTGCATCTGCGCTTCCTGCCCGACGCTATCGCGGCATGA
- a CDS encoding DUF3991 and toprim domain-containing protein, producing the protein MDQDELNELRNKVPCAAVLDAAGYAIDQKESTRRAVKYRLGDEIVIVIHEGKGWFDPLSEAKGDVFSLMTHLHAVGFPDAKKLIGRLIGYEPRQPVWKKQARQYDPEFCVAERWRACRKPWPGSRTWRYLRDERHLPEALIRTVVRDDLLREGPRGSMWAAHKDGEGTVIGWEERGPEWRGYSTGGAKVLFRFGENDAMRLCVTEAAIDALSLAALECGRHDSLYVSTGGGWAPATDAAIRLMAARQDMLLVAATDNNAQGDAYADRLRGIASEMGCDFERLRPDREDWNEELRGRRRENSGSGPSS; encoded by the coding sequence ATGGACCAGGACGAACTGAATGAACTTAGAAACAAGGTGCCCTGCGCGGCGGTGCTGGATGCGGCTGGCTATGCGATCGACCAGAAGGAGAGCACGCGAAGGGCAGTCAAGTACAGGCTTGGAGACGAGATCGTCATCGTCATCCATGAGGGGAAAGGTTGGTTCGATCCGCTTTCCGAGGCGAAGGGAGACGTGTTCTCTCTGATGACCCATTTGCATGCGGTCGGCTTTCCTGACGCGAAGAAGCTGATAGGCCGATTGATCGGCTACGAGCCGCGCCAGCCCGTGTGGAAAAAGCAGGCACGGCAATACGATCCGGAATTTTGCGTGGCTGAGCGATGGAGGGCCTGCCGCAAGCCGTGGCCGGGCTCGAGGACCTGGCGCTATCTGCGCGACGAGCGCCATCTTCCGGAAGCCCTGATCCGGACCGTCGTCCGTGACGACCTGCTGCGCGAGGGTCCTCGGGGCAGCATGTGGGCCGCGCACAAAGACGGGGAGGGGACCGTGATCGGCTGGGAGGAGCGCGGTCCCGAATGGCGCGGCTATTCGACCGGTGGCGCCAAGGTGCTGTTCCGGTTCGGCGAGAATGATGCCATGCGCCTCTGCGTCACCGAGGCGGCGATCGACGCCCTAAGCCTCGCAGCCCTGGAGTGCGGCCGACACGATAGCCTCTATGTCAGCACCGGTGGCGGCTGGGCTCCGGCTACCGACGCGGCGATCCGACTGATGGCGGCGCGCCAGGATATGCTTCTGGTGGCCGCCACCGACAACAACGCGCAGGGCGATGCCTATGCCGACCGCCTTCGGGGGATCGCCTCCGAGATGGGGTGCGATTTCGAGCGGCTCCGTCCTGACCGGGAAGATTGGAACGAGGAGCTTCGTGGTCGGCGCCGCGAGAATTCGGGAAGCGGACCGAGTTCATGA
- a CDS encoding ATP-binding protein gives MNNLSQVEDMGAAARLRPHNPKRVKDSSVASAGWTSVFENFGLKAVSRTDKEKQAYLPNEEQRAALAAAGYLPSSGPSADLIEIEVLGEARPPLATSYYSSLRAGSGREPETRMGRGLITWAEEGDQLVIGNIGNRVYVVKANECTPEMAKSSIQRRVTQAFKPRARLLQLLGDQLIGSSKLAVFELVKNAYDADASEVTITLGDLSTEAPWIRVQDNGQGMSLDTIRDVWLVPGDDHRERDRDQDRRSPRYRRLPLGEKGVGRFAVHKLGGKVRMTTRAAGNRECFVSIDWSELMSTRFLEDAPVTVTEREAKIFTGEKTGTRIRIDNLSQKDWSRGEVRDLYRQVTSISSPFSAKDDNFVINFKVPGFESWISELPDASELVERAPWRFEFEFDGTTFRYTYEFRGVPGVRVEPRTVQQNEPLQINAEREPDDLDAASGPRPKRSISIVAESSTINGIGRLKGTLYVFDRDREIMSKYAQSRLIERFLDQNGGVRVYRDDIRIYNYGEPGDDWLGLDLRRVNSPSRNLSRNIVLGFVDLDLEASTQLKEKTNREGFVENGAYRRLRQLVLGAISVFETERRLDKQRIRAVTGKAPSADRDVAGPIGDVRKVARSKGFLPDIDPSLKRVEQEFYQLREDFLRAGISQVGLAVVFHEVERGIGALATALAEGANIADLRTQVGQLQGVLETSTQLLRKGDKKSYSLRQLARRARDITLVRFRIHKVQLVCPALEEGAEDASSVFAFGLALGAVTNIIDNAIHWLKVSTPDGTTSGARRIFMNVVPDYKGRPALVIADNGPGFRDPPEQLVEPFFSRRPDGMGLGLYYANLAMSLNDGELLFPTMDDFDVPEDFNGAVVALVFKGDR, from the coding sequence TTGAACAATCTTTCGCAAGTAGAGGACATGGGTGCAGCGGCGCGCCTTCGGCCTCACAATCCCAAGAGGGTCAAGGATTCGAGCGTGGCTTCAGCTGGGTGGACGTCGGTTTTTGAAAATTTCGGCCTGAAAGCCGTATCGCGAACCGACAAGGAAAAACAGGCTTATTTGCCAAATGAGGAGCAGCGCGCGGCATTGGCTGCAGCCGGCTATCTACCAAGCTCAGGACCGTCCGCTGATCTCATCGAGATAGAAGTGCTTGGAGAGGCACGTCCGCCTCTGGCGACCTCATATTACAGCTCTTTGCGCGCAGGTTCCGGTCGGGAGCCGGAAACGCGCATGGGGCGCGGGTTGATCACATGGGCTGAAGAAGGAGATCAGCTCGTTATTGGCAATATCGGCAATCGTGTGTACGTCGTGAAGGCCAACGAATGCACGCCGGAAATGGCCAAATCGTCGATACAGAGACGTGTCACGCAGGCATTCAAGCCGCGCGCAAGATTGCTGCAACTGCTTGGCGATCAGCTGATCGGATCTTCAAAGCTGGCGGTCTTCGAACTTGTGAAGAATGCCTATGATGCGGACGCCAGTGAGGTAACAATCACTCTGGGTGATCTGTCCACTGAAGCCCCGTGGATACGGGTGCAAGACAATGGACAAGGAATGTCACTCGATACTATCCGGGACGTCTGGCTTGTCCCGGGGGACGATCACCGTGAACGGGATCGCGATCAGGATCGTAGGTCTCCGAGGTATCGACGCCTGCCGCTCGGCGAAAAGGGAGTTGGACGTTTCGCAGTGCACAAGCTCGGCGGAAAGGTCCGGATGACAACCCGGGCGGCCGGAAACCGCGAATGCTTCGTGTCGATCGATTGGTCCGAATTGATGTCCACCCGGTTTCTCGAGGATGCGCCCGTCACCGTCACCGAGCGCGAAGCCAAAATCTTCACCGGTGAGAAAACGGGTACCAGAATCCGAATAGATAACCTCAGCCAGAAGGATTGGTCGCGAGGAGAGGTCAGAGACCTTTACCGGCAGGTTACCTCCATATCTTCGCCCTTCTCTGCAAAAGACGACAATTTCGTAATAAATTTTAAGGTCCCCGGATTCGAGAGCTGGATTTCAGAACTTCCGGACGCGTCGGAGCTGGTCGAGCGAGCACCATGGCGCTTCGAGTTTGAATTTGACGGCACAACATTTCGCTATACCTACGAGTTCCGGGGGGTCCCCGGAGTTCGGGTAGAGCCTCGCACAGTCCAGCAGAATGAACCGTTGCAGATAAACGCGGAACGTGAGCCGGATGATCTGGACGCTGCATCGGGGCCAAGGCCCAAGCGTTCAATCAGCATCGTCGCCGAAAGTTCGACCATCAACGGCATAGGGCGGCTTAAAGGCACCCTGTACGTGTTTGATCGAGATCGCGAGATCATGTCGAAGTATGCACAGTCGCGCCTGATCGAGCGCTTCCTTGATCAGAATGGCGGCGTACGGGTCTACCGCGATGATATCCGCATTTACAATTACGGGGAGCCCGGAGACGATTGGCTCGGCCTCGACCTCCGACGCGTCAACAGCCCTTCGAGAAATCTCAGCCGAAACATAGTGTTGGGCTTTGTTGACCTTGACCTGGAGGCGAGCACCCAGCTTAAGGAGAAGACCAACAGAGAGGGTTTTGTCGAGAACGGGGCCTACCGCAGGCTGCGCCAACTTGTTCTCGGAGCAATCAGCGTTTTTGAGACCGAACGGCGCCTTGACAAGCAGCGGATCCGTGCTGTGACCGGAAAGGCTCCCAGTGCAGATCGGGATGTCGCAGGTCCAATTGGCGATGTGCGCAAGGTTGCTCGCTCAAAGGGATTTCTGCCTGACATCGATCCTTCACTCAAGCGGGTTGAACAGGAGTTTTACCAGCTCCGGGAGGATTTCCTGCGTGCCGGCATTTCACAGGTCGGTCTTGCCGTCGTTTTTCATGAAGTCGAGCGCGGCATAGGTGCTCTCGCAACCGCATTAGCTGAGGGCGCGAATATAGCTGATCTGAGAACACAGGTCGGTCAACTTCAGGGAGTTCTGGAAACTTCGACCCAGTTGCTGCGAAAGGGCGACAAGAAATCGTATTCCCTCAGACAGCTCGCGCGAAGAGCTCGGGACATCACACTGGTCCGCTTCCGCATTCACAAGGTTCAACTTGTTTGCCCAGCTCTGGAGGAAGGGGCAGAAGACGCAAGTTCCGTGTTCGCGTTCGGACTGGCGCTCGGCGCTGTCACCAACATCATCGATAACGCCATACATTGGCTGAAGGTGAGCACGCCCGACGGCACGACATCTGGCGCCCGGCGTATTTTCATGAACGTTGTTCCTGATTACAAGGGGCGCCCTGCGCTGGTGATTGCTGATAACGGCCCCGGTTTCAGGGATCCTCCCGAGCAGTTGGTCGAGCCATTTTTTTCTCGTCGTCCCGACGGCATGGGACTGGGCCTTTACTACGCCAATCTCGCAATGAGCCTGAACGATGGGGAGCTTCTGTTCCCCACGATGGACGATTTCGACGTTCCGGAAGATTTCAATGGCGCCGTGGTGGCGTTGGTATTCAAGGGGGATAGATAG
- the dcm gene encoding DNA (cytosine-5-)-methyltransferase, with translation MRTRKRTEFSRLREQAGLTLEETEALLEVSPRTAYRYEDGTSKVPRLALKTLKDAADRRLSVCEAGKADFRFIDLFAGIGGLRLGFESIGGRCVFTSEWDPHSQQTYSLNFPDNHRVNGDVREFSKNPDLIPEHDVLLAGFPCQPFSLAGVSKKNSLGRPHGFLCDTQGTLFFDTAQIIAHHRPAAFVLENVKNLESHDQGRTFATIMNVLQNELKYHVQHRVISSEPWVPQKRERVFIVGFREPSKFDFKGLKLPAAKSGPKLGTILQPHDEVDPKYTLTPRLWEYLQGYKAKHQAKGNGFGFSLFGPDDVARTLSARYYKDGSEVLIDQPGKRPRRLTPLECARLMGFDRGDRRFRIEVSDTQAYRQFGNAVVVPVVEFVAEAMKPHIEAALAAGTEFPVLSGPALSVTRPVSSLAAIHG, from the coding sequence ATGCGAACCAGAAAGCGGACTGAATTCAGCAGGTTGAGGGAGCAAGCAGGGCTCACTCTTGAGGAGACCGAGGCGCTTCTTGAGGTTTCACCCCGCACAGCCTATCGTTATGAGGACGGCACATCCAAAGTTCCGCGGCTCGCCCTGAAGACGCTCAAGGATGCCGCCGATCGCCGGCTCAGTGTGTGCGAAGCCGGTAAGGCCGACTTCCGTTTCATCGACCTGTTCGCAGGGATAGGAGGGCTCCGGCTTGGATTTGAAAGCATCGGTGGACGTTGCGTTTTCACATCCGAATGGGACCCGCACAGCCAGCAGACCTATTCGCTGAATTTTCCTGATAACCATCGCGTCAACGGCGATGTGCGCGAATTCTCAAAGAATCCGGACCTTATCCCGGAACACGACGTCCTGCTTGCCGGTTTTCCGTGCCAGCCGTTTTCCCTGGCAGGCGTTTCCAAGAAAAACTCGCTTGGCCGGCCGCATGGCTTTTTATGTGATACGCAAGGAACGTTATTCTTCGATACGGCCCAGATCATCGCCCATCACCGGCCGGCAGCGTTCGTTCTGGAGAACGTCAAAAACCTCGAGAGCCATGATCAGGGCCGCACGTTTGCCACTATCATGAACGTTCTGCAGAACGAGCTAAAGTATCATGTCCAGCATCGCGTCATCAGTTCGGAACCATGGGTGCCGCAGAAGCGGGAACGCGTGTTCATAGTGGGCTTCCGTGAGCCGTCGAAGTTTGACTTCAAGGGCCTGAAACTGCCGGCTGCGAAAAGCGGCCCGAAGCTTGGCACCATTCTCCAGCCGCATGACGAGGTTGATCCGAAATACACCCTTACCCCGCGCTTGTGGGAGTATTTGCAGGGCTACAAGGCGAAGCATCAGGCGAAGGGCAACGGGTTCGGATTTAGCCTGTTTGGACCTGATGATGTGGCTCGCACCCTGTCTGCCCGCTACTATAAGGATGGGTCCGAAGTTCTGATTGATCAGCCCGGCAAGCGGCCGAGACGTTTGACACCGCTCGAGTGCGCCCGGCTGATGGGCTTCGATCGGGGTGACCGGCGTTTCCGGATCGAGGTCTCTGATACCCAGGCTTATCGCCAGTTTGGCAATGCTGTCGTGGTTCCGGTTGTCGAGTTCGTTGCCGAGGCTATGAAGCCGCACATCGAGGCAGCACTTGCGGCAGGCACCGAATTTCCGGTGCTTTCTGGCCCGGCTCTCTCGGTCACACGTCCTGTTTCCTCCCTGGCAGCCATTCATGGCTGA
- a CDS encoding very short patch repair endonuclease: MADIVTPEVRSRMMAGIRGKNTKPELTLRRGLHAAGFRFRLHDVTLPGKPDIVFPKYRAVLFAHGCFWHGHDCHLFKWPSSRPEFWHAKIHKNREVDALASAALQAAGWRQGIVWECALKGKTRLPIESVLAECAACLQSDIPFFEIRGSA; this comes from the coding sequence ATGGCTGACATTGTTACCCCGGAGGTCCGCAGCCGGATGATGGCCGGCATCCGGGGTAAAAACACAAAGCCGGAGCTGACGCTGAGACGTGGTTTGCACGCGGCCGGGTTCCGGTTCAGGCTACATGACGTCACCCTGCCAGGAAAGCCTGATATCGTCTTTCCGAAATACAGGGCTGTTCTCTTTGCTCACGGATGCTTCTGGCACGGGCACGATTGCCATTTGTTCAAATGGCCTTCCAGCAGACCTGAGTTTTGGCATGCCAAGATACACAAAAACCGTGAGGTTGACGCTCTTGCGTCAGCCGCCTTGCAGGCAGCAGGATGGCGGCAGGGAATCGTCTGGGAATGCGCGCTGAAAGGCAAGACCCGGTTGCCGATCGAGAGCGTCCTTGCCGAATGCGCGGCGTGTCTTCAGTCCGATATTCCTTTTTTCGAGATCAGGGGGAGCGCATAG